One window from the genome of Bartonella sp. WD16.2 encodes:
- the bfr gene encoding bacterioferritin, producing MKGHPEIIKQLNEALALEISAVNQYQLHSCLTESWGYTKLAEIERKEATEEMKHVDRIVKRITFLEGYPNLEFPAPLRIGKNLREVLECDLKSEYGARESYLKSWEICSKLSDHVSKKLFDELLEDEENHIDFLETQIQLLNTIGEERYSQLSVSFSELE from the coding sequence ATGAAAGGTCATCCAGAAATCATAAAGCAGCTCAATGAAGCCCTTGCTCTTGAGATTAGCGCCGTTAATCAATATCAGTTACATTCTTGCCTGACAGAAAGTTGGGGTTACACAAAATTAGCTGAAATAGAACGTAAAGAAGCCACAGAAGAAATGAAACATGTAGATAGAATTGTTAAGCGTATAACTTTTCTTGAAGGGTACCCTAACCTCGAATTTCCTGCACCGTTGCGTATTGGAAAAAACCTTAGAGAAGTTTTAGAATGCGATCTTAAAAGTGAGTATGGTGCTCGAGAATCCTATCTTAAGTCGTGGGAAATTTGTTCTAAGCTCTCTGACCATGTTTCAAAGAAGTTATTTGATGAATTGCTTGAAGATGAAGAGAATCATATTGATTTTCTTGAAACTCAGATTCAACTTCTTAACACTATTGGAGAAGAAAGATACAGTCAACTCAGTGTGAGTTTTTCTGAATTAGAGTAA
- the rpiA gene encoding ribose-5-phosphate isomerase RpiA — protein MDSQKLKKMAATKALEFVQDDMRLGIGAGSTVNEFIRLLGERVADGLRVVGVAASRYSEQLCIKYGVPITTLEQISELDLDIDGADEIGPNMALIKGGGGALLREKIVAAASRIMLVIADETKVVKTLGSFALPIEVNQFGMSATRKAIEKVADDLGFSGQIRLRMNGDVPFETDEGHFILDAFWGCIMQPKILSDALFEIPGVVEHGLFLGLASRSIIAMADGTIKILEPCDF, from the coding sequence ATGGATTCTCAAAAATTAAAAAAGATGGCGGCTACTAAAGCACTTGAATTTGTTCAAGATGATATGCGGCTTGGTATAGGAGCTGGTTCTACAGTCAATGAATTTATTCGTCTACTTGGTGAACGTGTTGCAGATGGTCTGCGTGTGGTTGGTGTTGCCGCTTCACGTTATTCTGAACAATTATGTATTAAATACGGAGTGCCTATCACTACTTTAGAACAAATATCTGAACTTGATCTTGATATTGATGGGGCTGATGAAATTGGTCCTAATATGGCCTTAATTAAAGGAGGGGGTGGAGCATTGTTACGTGAAAAAATTGTAGCAGCAGCATCTCGTATAATGCTTGTTATTGCAGATGAAACAAAAGTGGTAAAAACGCTGGGTTCTTTTGCACTGCCAATTGAAGTTAATCAATTTGGTATGAGCGCTACACGTAAAGCAATTGAAAAAGTAGCTGATGATCTAGGGTTTTCGGGGCAAATTAGGTTGCGGATGAATGGAGATGTTCCTTTTGAAACAGATGAAGGTCATTTTATTCTTGATGCATTTTGGGGATGCATTATGCAGCCCAAAATATTATCAGATGCATTATTTGAAATTCCTGGTGTTGTTGAGCACGGTCTTTTTTTGGGGTTGGCTTCGCGTTCAATTATAGCGATGGCAGACGGTACAATAAAAATTTTAGAGCCATGTGATTTTTGA